The Marivirga salinae DNA window GTTTGGAAGTGATATTTACATAAACTGTTGGATCGGGTGCAATGGATTTCATTTTGAAAATATGATGAAATTCATTTTGATAATCCTTGCTGAAAAAGATATTGTGTAAGCCAAGCTCATCAAGCTGTCTATCTATTCCCCAATAAAAAATCAATGCAGAACTACTTCTTTCCTGATTTAAAATAGCCTCAGGTTGTTTCTCTTCACTTAATAATTTCTTGTAAGTAGGGTAAATATCCATATTGCTCACCACTAATTCAGCCGGAACAAATTCTCCATTTTGCATCACGCCTTTCGCTTCTTTTTCCTCAACCTTAATTTTTTCTACTCCAGCATTATAGTGAAATTTCACGCCTAAACTTTCAGCTACTTTCACAAGCGTATCTGTAATTTGATACATACCGGCCTTAGGATAAAAAGTACCACGATTCAATTCTAAATTCGCAATGGATGTTAATATTCCTGGAGCCTGGTAAGGATCAGAACCATTGTAAGTAGCAAATCGATTGAAAAGCTGCACTAATTTTGGCTCTTTTAACTTCCGTTGATTCACTTGGTTCATGCTCTCGAACAAGCCAAACTTATAGATATTCAATAAGGCAGGCAGAATCTCTTTTGAAAAAAATGTGGAGGTTTTATGAAGTGATTTTTCTAAAAATATGCGAGCAGATTTTTCATATTTGAACTCAGCATTTTTAATGTAATCGGTTATAGTTTTAGCGGGGACATCAAAAACTTTTTCTACTTCTGCTCCAAATTTTTCAGGGTCAGTATAAGCTGTTATTCTTTTTCCATCTTCCCAGAAATATCGGCATGATTCATCTAATTTTTTATAAGGAAATTCAATATTGCTGTTTTCGTTTTGTAATTCTACCAAATCATCTACCAGTTCTGGTAAAGTAAATAATGAAGGTCCCGCATCAAATCTAAATCCATCTTGTTCAAAAACTGAAAGCTTCCCTCCTGGGTAACTATTCTGTTCGTACACATCTACTTTATAACCCTTCTTTGCCAAACGTATTGAGGTGGCTATTCCTCCAATTCCAGCTCCTATAATAATTGCGTTCATGAAATATTTTATTCGAGATTGCCAATTTAGCTTGATTTGTTGATTTTATGGAATCATTAATCAAGGAATTGATAAAGTAAAACACCAAATGTTTCTTAAGGTTTTGGATATTTGACATTGATGACAAGCCTAAAACAGATTTGAAAATGATAAATTGATATTTTAGCAAAACTATATTTTTAATTATATTTCTTCATTGGTTTCTTTAAATGAATACAATGAAACTAAATATAATTGTTACCTTTTGTAGATAAATTTTCAGGTTAATGAAAAAGCATAATTTCTTACAGAGAATTAAGAAATGGCTGTTCGATGCAAAATCGAATGGCTATATGTTGTTGATAGTTTTCTTTGTGAGTGGCTCTTTACTTATCATGAATTATTACACCATCCGAGTCCTTTCTGGGGTACGAGCCTACATT harbors:
- the crtD gene encoding 1-hydroxycarotenoid 3,4-desaturase CrtD, which gives rise to MNAIIIGAGIGGIATSIRLAKKGYKVDVYEQNSYPGGKLSVFEQDGFRFDAGPSLFTLPELVDDLVELQNENSNIEFPYKKLDESCRYFWEDGKRITAYTDPEKFGAEVEKVFDVPAKTITDYIKNAEFKYEKSARIFLEKSLHKTSTFFSKEILPALLNIYKFGLFESMNQVNQRKLKEPKLVQLFNRFATYNGSDPYQAPGILTSIANLELNRGTFYPKAGMYQITDTLVKVAESLGVKFHYNAGVEKIKVEEKEAKGVMQNGEFVPAELVVSNMDIYPTYKKLLSEEKQPEAILNQERSSSALIFYWGIDRQLDELGLHNIFFSKDYQNEFHHIFKMKSIAPDPTVYVNITSKHTPEDAPEGMENWFVMVNVPANNGQDWDKLIPEIKESVLQKLERMLKVGISQHIKTESILEPRTIESKTSSYQGALYGSSSNNRYSAFLRHPNFHQKIKNLYFSGGSVHPGGGIPLCLLSAKIIDDLSPSVK